One part of the Calypte anna isolate BGI_N300 chromosome 12, bCalAnn1_v1.p, whole genome shotgun sequence genome encodes these proteins:
- the THOC7 gene encoding THO complex subunit 7 homolog, with translation MGAVTDDEVIRKRLLIDGDGAGDDRRINLLVKSFIKWCNSGSQEEGYSQYQRMLSTLSQCEFSMGKTLLVYDMNLREMENYEKIYKDIENSIAAAHEKISECKKQILQAKRIRKNRQEYDALAKVIQHHPDRHETLKQLEALGKELQHLSHIKENVEDKLELRRKQFHVLLSTIHELQQTLENDEKLSEAEESQETQMETEAKQ, from the exons ATGGGGGCCGTGACCGACG aTGAAGTTATCCGCAAGCGACTTCTGATCGATGGCGATGGTGCTGGTGACGACAGGCGGATCAATTTGTTGGTGAAGAGTTTCATTAAGTGGTGTAATTCCGGATCTCAGGAGGAAgg TTACAGCCAGTACCAACGAATGCTGAGTACTTTATCACAGTGTGAATTTTCAATGGGAAAAACTCTTCTGGTCTATGATATGAACCTGAGAGAAATGGAGAATTATGAAAAAATCTATAAGGATATag aaaacagtataGCTGCAGCACACGAGAAGATTTCTGAATGCAAAAAACAAATCCTGCAAGCAAAAAGGATTAGAAAAAATCGCCAAG aatATGATGCCTTAGCCAAAGTCATACAACACCACCCAGACAGACATGAAACACTGAA gcagctggaagctttGGGAAAAGAACTGCAACATCTTTctcacattaaagaaaatgttgaagATAAG TTGgagctgagaagaaaacagtttcatGTTCTGCTGAGCACCATCCATGAACTTCAGCAAACTCTGGAAA ATGATGAAAAActttcagaagctgaagaatCTCAAGAAACTCAGATGGAAACAGAGGCCAAACAGTAG